The region GGTCAAACTGCTCGACGCCTACCGCTGGTGCGACGATTTTTGACGTGAATTCCCCGCAAAATTGCGGGGAAAAGGCTCGGACTGGCCGATAACTGGATCAGGAAGGATCCCCAGTTATGATCGCCTGTCTCACCACTGCCCTGCAGCTTGTGCTGCTCAACAACCAGATTTCCACCCGGACTTCGGTCCAAGTCGACAACGCGACGGTTGCCAAAAAGCTTAACCCGTACGCCGAAAATGCTTTCAAGCGCTTGGTGGAAGGCAATGCCCGCTTTGCCGAGGGCTTAAACGAGCACGTCCGCCAAAATCCTGAAGCCCGCAAAGTGGCCGCTTCGGGCCAAGCCCCGCACACGATCGTCGTCACCTGTGCCGATAGCCGGGTCAGCCCAGAAATCCTGTTCGACCAGGGTCTGGGCGACCTCTTCGTCATTCGTGTGGCGGGCAACGTGGTGGATCAATTTGGCATCGCCAGCATCGAATATGCGGCGGAGCACCTGAACTCCCCACTGCTGGTTGTGCTCGGCCATGAACGCTGCGGTGCTGTCAAAGCGGCGGTCGAGACCTACCAAGCCAAGCTGGAATCCCACAATGAATCCACTGGCGACCATGGCTCTGATCTGGCCAACATCAATGCCCTGATCGAAGAGATCTTGCCCAGCGTGATGGAAGCCGCCCGCAAACCCGGGGACCTGCTGGCCAATGCCGTGGACATCAATGTTGAAAACAGCATCAACCAGGCCATGGGGCGGTCGGCAATCCTCCGAAAACGGGCCGAAGAATCGAAATTCGACGTCATCGGGGCGACCTACGACCTGGATACCGGCCGGGTGGCGTTCACCGCCCCCAAAGACATTCGGTCGTTTGTCCGGCTCGTCGACAAAAAGTAAGAACTGCAAGGACGGGGGCCAGGTCCGGCCCCTTTTCCATCCCGGGACTTATACTGTGTGAATATGAACAAGGTTTTCCCGATGCTGGCCGTGCTTGTTGCCGGAGCATTGCTGGGCGGATGCGCCAAAGACCCCGAACCGATGGCGGGCGGAACCAAGACCGAAACCACCGCCGCACCGGAAGTCAAACACGAACTCACCCTCACCGGCTCGACTTATGAAGGTGAGAAAGATGGCAAGCCGGTCAAATTGGTTCTGACCCCGGACGGCAAGTTCGAAATGGTGCTTCCCGAAACCGGAAAAGATTCCACAATTCTGCTCGCCGGAACGTATTACCGCGCCGACAGCCGCTATGCCCTCCGGGTCGAGACAAACAATGGCACCGCCCAGGAACTGGAAATGGTCGCCACCAAACGGGGGGATGGAACGATGCAAGCCCCCTCCCAGCTGGGCAATGTCGAACTGAAGAATACGGCCAAGGGCGATGAAGTTGCGCCCATCGACCTTTCCGCAGACCCCAAACCGGGCGACGAAGTCGCCGTTTTTGAAACGGGCAAAGGGAAAATCGTCATCATGTTCTATCCCCAGATCGCGCCCAAAAGCGTGGCCAACTTCAAGGAGCTCATCTCGAGCGGGTTCTACAACGGAACCCGGTTCCATCGGTGCATCGAAAACTTCATGGTCCAAGGGGGCGACCCCAAATCCAAAGATGTCAAGTTGGCTAGCGAGTGGGGCACCGGCGGCAACATGAAGGACGGGGTCGAGGTCAACGTCCCCCACGAATTCGGCTATATTCTGCTCCACAAGCGCGGGGTCGTCAGCATGGCCCGTTCGAATGACGTGGATTCCGCAAGCAGCCAGTTCTTTTTGATGCAACACGACTACCCCTCGCTGGATGGTCAATACTCTGCCTTTGGCCGGATCGTCAAAGGATTGGATGTCGTCGACCAGATCGTCAAAACC is a window of Armatimonadota bacterium DNA encoding:
- a CDS encoding peptidylprolyl isomerase, producing the protein MNKVFPMLAVLVAGALLGGCAKDPEPMAGGTKTETTAAPEVKHELTLTGSTYEGEKDGKPVKLVLTPDGKFEMVLPETGKDSTILLAGTYYRADSRYALRVETNNGTAQELEMVATKRGDGTMQAPSQLGNVELKNTAKGDEVAPIDLSADPKPGDEVAVFETGKGKIVIMFYPQIAPKSVANFKELISSGFYNGTRFHRCIENFMVQGGDPKSKDVKLASEWGTGGNMKDGVEVNVPHEFGYILLHKRGVVSMARSNDVDSASSQFFLMQHDYPSLDGQYSAFGRIVKGLDVVDQIVKTGSKDPNANGSVKPDDAVLLNKATLAKWPVN
- a CDS encoding carbonic anhydrase, producing MIACLTTALQLVLLNNQISTRTSVQVDNATVAKKLNPYAENAFKRLVEGNARFAEGLNEHVRQNPEARKVAASGQAPHTIVVTCADSRVSPEILFDQGLGDLFVIRVAGNVVDQFGIASIEYAAEHLNSPLLVVLGHERCGAVKAAVETYQAKLESHNESTGDHGSDLANINALIEEILPSVMEAARKPGDLLANAVDINVENSINQAMGRSAILRKRAEESKFDVIGATYDLDTGRVAFTAPKDIRSFVRLVDKK